In the Streptomyces cinnamoneus genome, CCATGTCGACTTCGTTGCGCAGCGACTGGAAGCTGCCGATGATCACGGCCGGCGATTCCCACTCCCACACGCGCAGCGTCGGCGCCCGGCGGCCGGCGGCGACCTCCGCAGTAAGGACCTCGTCGAGTGCCATGTGCAGGGCGGGGGACTGGGGCCCGGTGTGGATGAGCTGCCAGTCGTAGTCGTGCCAGTCGGTGGCGTTCGCCAGCGCCCGCCGCACGGCGACGCCCACGGCCTCGGAGGTGAGGCCGAACATGACCGTGCCCTCGGGGAGCGCCGCGTCGATACGGCCGGCCAGCTCCGGGGCGGGCAGGTCGGCGTTGGCCCCTTCGAGCGCCCGGTTGATGTCGAACAGCGCCTCGTCGGGTTCGAGGAAGAAGTCCCCCGCCACCCGCACGTCGCGGAGCGCTCCGTCCACCACGTCCAGGTCCACGACGACCAGCTTGCCGCCCGGCACCTTGTACTCCCCGTGCACTGCGCACCCTCCAGAACCCTGCCTCCGGGCCGGTCCCAGTGGCGGATACAGCCACGGTACGTGGTGGGGCGACGCGCAACCGGCCGAAGGTGGTCAGGGCGTGCCGGCGCCCCCTGGCCACCGGCCTGGCCAGAAGGCAGCAGTGGAGGGCTGTTCTCCACCCCGGGTGGAGCCGTCGTGCGGCAGTAGCTCGGTGGGCGTGAGGTAGCCGTCACCGGGGTCCAGGCGGATGCGCAGACATTGCAGCGGCCGCCCCTGGGTGACGTATCGCCTCACGTCGTCCGTGTGCGGGTAGTGGTGTGCCGGGTCAGGGTGAACGCATTGGTAGATCTCTTCGATGTCCCGGTCACCGAGGAGGAAGTAGCGGACACCGGGTCCGAGATTCAGGCAGAGCCTGCGTCGGCCGTCGCCACGGGCTCCGTAGGGGAGGCGGTCCCAGTTGTCGACGTGAAGGCCGAGGCGTCGCCCGGTGGCAGGGTCTTCAGTCGTGGTGCGCTCGTCTCCGGGGTCCGTGACGCAGCCCAGGAAATCGGCAGGCCAGCGGTCAGCGAACGGATAGAGGGCGGCGGCGGTGGTGCGGATGTCCGGTGCCTCTTCCGGTCGCATGACCGGCAGGGGCTGGCGTACCAATTCGATCAGAGCGCCGTCGGGGGTGCCAGGCTCGGCCTCGAACTGCTGGGCTTCCCCCACGTTCAGTGGCCGCCAGTCACCAGCTGGCAAGATCGCCCCCTCGTCGTAGTCCGCCTCACCGTGGCTCAGCTGGACGGACCCGATCTCGCACCGCTCGCGGAGGCTTTCGCACTGGCCGAATACCGAGCTCACTGCCATAGCTGTCCCTCTCGTCCCAGGCAGGGGTCATTCGACGTCGAGGTCCTCGCCGTGCCGGCGGGGGCGCCCTCCAGGGCGCGGTTGATGTCGAGGAGCGCCTCGTCCGGTTCCAGGAAGAAGTCCCCGGCCACCCTCACCCCGCGCAGCAGCCCGTCCGTGACCTCCAGGTCGACGACGACGAGCTTGCCGCCCGGCACCTTGTATTCACCGTGGTACACGGCGTTTCCTCCCCCCGCTCCGTCCGGCCGCGGCGTCCACCGCAACCCCGCCCGACCAGGCGTTCACCCGACGGTCACCGCGTGGCCACCACCCCCTCTCCGAACGCCTTCGCGACATGGTTCGATGTTCGTATGATCGATGAATTTCTCGCAGGTGGTCTGACCGATGTCGAGGAGGCGGTCCGCAAGGCCGCCGCCGCCGAGATCGTGCCGCGTTTCCGGCAGCTCGCCGCGGACGAGATCGTCGAGAAGAACGGGCCCCACGACCTGGTCACCGTCGCCGACCGGCTCGCCGAGGAGCACCTGACGGCCGCGCTCACCGCCCTGCTGCCCGGGTCGGTCGTGGTGGGGGAGGAGGCCGTGCACGCCGATCCCCGGATCCTGCTCTCGCTCGGCGGGGACGCGCCCGTGTGGATCGTCGACCCCGTCGACGGAACCCGGCAGTTCGTCCAGGGGGACCCCGGCTTCGCCACCCTCGTCTGCCTCGCGCACCGGGGCGAGCTGCTGGCCTCCTGGACGTACGCGCCCGCCCTGGACCTCATGGCCGTCGCCCGTCGGGGCGGGGGCGCGGTGCTCAACGGCACGCCGCTGCGCTGCGGGGTGCCCGAGCCGGGGCGCGACCTGGAAGTGGCCACGTCGCACTTCGACTTCACCGACGACGAGCAGAAGCGCGTCCTGGCCACCCTGCTCACCGACGGCGTCGCCCCGCGCCCCTGTGGTTCGGCCGGGCTGGAGTACCTGCACGTGGCGCAGGGTTCTCTCGATGCCGTGGCCTTCTCCTGGGAGAACCCCTGGGACCACGCCGCCGGGCTGTTGCTGGTGGCCGAGGCGGGCGGCGCGAGCGCGACGGTCGCCGGGGAGCCGTTCCGCGTCACGGGCGGCAACACCCTGCCCTTCAGTGCTGCGCGGGACGAGACGACCCTCCGGCATATCCTGGGGCTGCTGGCGTCCGCCGGCTGACCCGGCGTCACCAGGGCGTGACGTCAGCGACACACGAGGGGAGCCCGTGCCGTGGCCACCATGCTCGACGCGGTCGTCGTAGGCGCCGGCCCCAACGGGCTGACCGCCGCCGTCGAACTGGCCCGCCGGGGCCTGCGGGTGGAGGTGTTCGAAGCCGCCGACGCCATCGGCGGCGGGGCCCGCACCGAGGAGCTCACCCTCCCCGGCTTCCGCCACGACCCCTGCTCGGCCGTGCACCCCCTCGCCGTGCGCTCGCCCGCCTTCACCGCGATGCCCCTGGACCGCCACGGGCTGGAGTGGGTCCACCCCGGCCTGCCGATGGCGCATCCCTTCCCCGACGGCACGGCCGCCGTCCTCTCCCGGTCCGTCGGTGAGACCGCCGGCTCGCTGGGGCCGCGTGACGCCGGCACCTACCGCCGGCTCCTCGCGCCCTTCCACGGCCGGTGGGACGCGCTGGCCGCGGACTTCCTGCGCACCCAGTGGGACGGCCCGCCCCGCGACCCGATCCTCTACGCCCGGTTCGGCTTGGTCGCGGGCCTGCCCGCCGCGGTCCTCGCCCGGCTCTTCCGGGACGAGAAGGCCCGCGGGCTCCTCGCCGGGCTCGCCGCCCACGGCATCGCTCCCCTGCGCACCCTCGGCACCGGGGGCATGGCCCTGGTGTTCGCCCTGGCCGCCCACGAAGGCGGCTGGCCGGTGCCCCGCGGCGGCTCGCAGGCGATCGCCGACGCGCTCGGCTCGTACCTACGCGCGCTGGGCGGCGTCATCCACACCGGTTTCGAGGTCAGACACCTCGACGACCTGCCGCCCGCGCGCGCCTTCGTCTTCGACACCTCCCCGACGGCCCTCGCCCGCATCGCCGGCCTTGGCGGCACGTACGCCAACGTCCGTTACGGCCCCTCCGTCTTCAAGATCGACTATGCGCTGGACGGGCCCGTGCCCTGGACCGCCGAACCCGCCCGCCGGGCCGGCACCATCCACATCGGTCCCACCGCGGGCGAGATCGGCGAGGCCCTGCGGGCCGCCGTCGAGGGCGACGACCCCTCCGTCCCCTTCCTCATCACCGCCCAGCCCAGCCTCTTCGACCCCACCCGGGCCCCGGAGGGCAAGCACACCTTCTGGGTGTACGGGCACGTGCCCAACGGCTGGGAGGGCGACGCCACCGAGGTGATCGAGCGTCAGATCGAACGCTTCGCGCCGGGCTTCCGCGACCTCGTCCTCGCCCGCGCCACGGCCGGCCCCCCGCAACTCGCCGCCCGCAACGCCAACTACGTCGGCGGCGACATCGCCACCGGCTCGGTGGCCGGCCTCGGCCTGCTCGTCCGCCCCAAGCTCGCCCGCGTCCCCTACGCCACGCCCCACCCCTCCGTCTTCCTCTGCTCCTCCGCCACCCCGCCGGGCCCCGGCGTGCACGGAATGTCCGGGCACCACGCGGCCAGGGCGGTGTGGCGGCGCCTGCGCACGGGCCGGGTGTAGACGCCCCGCCCGGCGTCAGGGGCGGCCGCCGCCCTCCTCGCCCTCGCCCCGGTCCCGCGCGCTCTCCGCGACCCGGCGCAGCCGCGGGTGCCGCACCGGACCCTGCTCCGTCATGGCGTCGCCGACCATCGTGCGCAGCGCGTCCCGCAGCCCGTGCAGCGCGTGGTGCCGCGCCGGGCCCGCCCCCGGGTCCGTACGCAGCTCGGCGAGCAGGGACCAGCACAGCGCCAGCATCACCACGACGAACGGCAGGGCGACCAGGATCGTCGCCGACTGCAGGGACTTCAGACCGCCCGCCACGAGCAGCACGGCCGCGACCGCGGCCATCAGCACGCCCCAGACGACCACCAGCCAGGTGCGCGGGTGCAGGGCCCCGCGGCTGGAGAGCGAGCCCATCACCAGGGACGCGGAGTCGGCGCTGGTGATGAAGTACGTCATCACCAGCGCCATGGCGATCCACGACGACAGCGTGGCCAGCGGCAAGGTGTCCAGCAGGGCGAACAGCGACGCCTCGGCGCCCTCCTTGACGGTGCCGGCCATGTCCGCGGTGCCGGTCATGTCCAGGCGCAGCGCGCTGCCGCCCATGACGCAGAACCAGATCACCGTCGCACCGCTGGGCACCAGCAGGACGCCGACGAGGAACTCGCGGATGGTCCGCCCCTGGGAGATCCGCGCGATGAAGGTGCCCACGAAGGGGGCCCAGGACAGCCACCACGCCCAGTAGAAGATCGTCCACGCGCCCAGCCACTGCGAGTCGGTGAACGCGCCGGTGCGCGTCGCGAGGACGAGGAGGTCGTGGAGGTAACCGCCGGTGGCGGACGGGATGGCGTTGAGCACGAAGACCGTGGGGCCCAGCAGGAAGACGAACACCATCAGACACGCGGCGAGCACGATGTTGAGCGTGCTCAGCCACTTCACGCCCTTGTGCAGCCCCGAGAAGGCGGAGAGCACGAACGCGGCCGACAGCGACGCGATGATGACCAGTTCGAGCGTCTTGGAGTCCGCGACGCCGGTCGTGATGTTCAGGCCCTTCGTGACCTGGAGGGCACCCAGCCCCAGGCTGGTGGCCGTGCCGAAGACGGTCGCGAAGACGGCGAGCAGATCGATGACCCGGCCCGGCCAGCCGGCCGCCCGCGCCTCGCCGAGCAGGGGCACGAACGCCGAGCTGAGCCGGTTGCCCCGGCCCTTGCGGAAGCCCGCGTAGGCGAGGGCCAGGCCCGCCATGCCGTAGATGGCCCAGGGGTGGAGGGTCCAGTGGAAGAACGAGTACTCGAGCGCGGTGCGGGCCGCGGCGGGGGAGCCGGAGGTGACCCCGCTGCCGGGTGGCGGGGTGACGAAGTGGATCAGCGGCTCGCCGACCCCGTAGAACATCAGGCCGATGCCCATGCCGGCGCTGAACATCATGGCGATCCAGGCGAGGTTGCCGAACTCCGGCCGCGCGTCGTCCGCGCCCAGCCTGATCCGGCCGAACCGGCTGACGGCGATGACCGCGCACAGAACGAGGAACACGTCGGCCGCGATCACGAAGAGCCAGGCGAAGTTGGACAGCACCCAGCCCAGCGCGGTCGTCGACACCCGGTCGAAGGAACGCTTGCCGAGGGCAGCCCACGAGACCACGGCCAGGACCGCGAGCCCGCCGACGGCGACGAGGGTCATGTCCGGGGCGTCGCCCGGCGGTGGGCGCACGTCGGTGCTCTCGGTGCTCATGACGCCCCACTATGGCCGGGAAACGCCTGATTGAACGGGCTGGCGCGCCGCCACCGGGGCATGGGCAGCGCGACAGTCCCCCGGGTAGGGTCACCGCGGCGCGACCCGGAAGCGAGGGGATGCACGGTGGCGGAAGCGACACGCGTACTGATCGCCGCGGACAAGTTCAAGGGCTCTCTGACGGCCGCCCAGGTGGCCGGCCACGTGGCCGCCGGACTGCGCCGGGCCGCGCCCACGGCGGACGTGACCGCGCTGCCGGTCGCGGACGGGGGCGACGGGACGGTCGACGCCGCCCTGGCGGCCGGGTTCGCCCGGCGGGAGGCGGCCGTGACCGGTCCGCTGGGGGAGCCCGTCGTCGCCGCGTACGCCCTGCGGGCGGCGGACGGCACGGCGGTGGTGGAGATGGCCGGGGCCTCGGGGCTGCGGCTGCTGCCGGGCGGGCGCTCCGCGCCGCTGACGGCCACGACGTACGGCACCGGGGAACTGCTGCGGGCCGCGCTCGACGCGGGGGCGCGCACGATCGTGCTGGGCGTGGGCGGCAGCGCCACCACGGACGGCGGGTCCGGGATGCTCGCCGCGCTCGGG is a window encoding:
- a CDS encoding phytoene desaturase family protein, producing MLDAVVVGAGPNGLTAAVELARRGLRVEVFEAADAIGGGARTEELTLPGFRHDPCSAVHPLAVRSPAFTAMPLDRHGLEWVHPGLPMAHPFPDGTAAVLSRSVGETAGSLGPRDAGTYRRLLAPFHGRWDALAADFLRTQWDGPPRDPILYARFGLVAGLPAAVLARLFRDEKARGLLAGLAAHGIAPLRTLGTGGMALVFALAAHEGGWPVPRGGSQAIADALGSYLRALGGVIHTGFEVRHLDDLPPARAFVFDTSPTALARIAGLGGTYANVRYGPSVFKIDYALDGPVPWTAEPARRAGTIHIGPTAGEIGEALRAAVEGDDPSVPFLITAQPSLFDPTRAPEGKHTFWVYGHVPNGWEGDATEVIERQIERFAPGFRDLVLARATAGPPQLAARNANYVGGDIATGSVAGLGLLVRPKLARVPYATPHPSVFLCSSATPPGPGVHGMSGHHAARAVWRRLRTGRV
- a CDS encoding inositol monophosphatase family protein, producing the protein MIDEFLAGGLTDVEEAVRKAAAAEIVPRFRQLAADEIVEKNGPHDLVTVADRLAEEHLTAALTALLPGSVVVGEEAVHADPRILLSLGGDAPVWIVDPVDGTRQFVQGDPGFATLVCLAHRGELLASWTYAPALDLMAVARRGGGAVLNGTPLRCGVPEPGRDLEVATSHFDFTDDEQKRVLATLLTDGVAPRPCGSAGLEYLHVAQGSLDAVAFSWENPWDHAAGLLLVAEAGGASATVAGEPFRVTGGNTLPFSAARDETTLRHILGLLASAG
- a CDS encoding BCCT family transporter gives rise to the protein MSTESTDVRPPPGDAPDMTLVAVGGLAVLAVVSWAALGKRSFDRVSTTALGWVLSNFAWLFVIAADVFLVLCAVIAVSRFGRIRLGADDARPEFGNLAWIAMMFSAGMGIGLMFYGVGEPLIHFVTPPPGSGVTSGSPAAARTALEYSFFHWTLHPWAIYGMAGLALAYAGFRKGRGNRLSSAFVPLLGEARAAGWPGRVIDLLAVFATVFGTATSLGLGALQVTKGLNITTGVADSKTLELVIIASLSAAFVLSAFSGLHKGVKWLSTLNIVLAACLMVFVFLLGPTVFVLNAIPSATGGYLHDLLVLATRTGAFTDSQWLGAWTIFYWAWWLSWAPFVGTFIARISQGRTIREFLVGVLLVPSGATVIWFCVMGGSALRLDMTGTADMAGTVKEGAEASLFALLDTLPLATLSSWIAMALVMTYFITSADSASLVMGSLSSRGALHPRTWLVVVWGVLMAAVAAVLLVAGGLKSLQSATILVALPFVVVMLALCWSLLAELRTDPGAGPARHHALHGLRDALRTMVGDAMTEQGPVRHPRLRRVAESARDRGEGEEGGGRP